A region from the Arachis ipaensis cultivar K30076 chromosome B01, Araip1.1, whole genome shotgun sequence genome encodes:
- the LOC107634015 gene encoding U11/U12 small nuclear ribonucleoprotein 65 kDa protein isoform X1, producing MYHSADSKPPAMDSPVTLLIKHLPEAIPHDTLSRLLSHYGASSLRPCSTGRLRNCAFVDFKNEMLASQAQRQLHGLRLLGKVLSAERANNPMESGEKGSVAQLGKESKASVVKDTTVTKAIDGDTKSGCFPVAEPIAERLGVDYPFPPHLEYAYPPPDGNILTNIVNALIAVPRFYTQVLHLMNKMNIPAPFRMALPTPPLPPVVPTPPPPPPPVPLKPQSADLSSGESEMESSEEEVEPTTEKPNKRARHETIIGPAIDKDVAHEDVGVKPATLVPKEIPLIKKKNPVLQINIAPKEIKDERKNDDRSQDLQEPEKDSPDLHKFLTPEELESGKLPPEEILSLPMFKNYTTGNPAPVLYIKNLAKDVVGEDFFLIFGCLFGSIETAKSCLHVKLMQEGRMRGQAFLTFPSIELAHQGLNLVNGYVFKGKPMIIQFGRNPGATKGT from the exons ATGTATCACTCTGCAGATTCAAAGCCTCCAGCTATGGATTCACCAGTGACCCTTTTGATTAAGCACCTTCCCGAAGCTATACCTCATGACACCCTTTCTCGGCTCTTATCTCATTATGGTGCTTCCTCTCTTCGTCCGTGCTCTACTGGAAG GTTGAGGAATTGTGCTTTTGTAGATTTCAAAAATGAAATGTTGGCATCTCAAGCACAACGTCAACTACATGG GTTGAGGCTTCTTGGTAAAGTCTTGTCAGCAGAGAGAGCTAATAATCCAATGGAAAGTGGCGAAAAAGGCAGTGTAGCTCAGCTGGGAAAGGAGTCTAAAGCGTCTGTGGTTAAAGATACAACTGTAACCAAAGCTATTGATGGAGATACAAAATCAGGATGTTTCCCTGTTGCCGAGCCAATTGCTGAAAGACTTGGTGTTGACTATCCATTTCCACCTCACCTTGA GTATGCTTACCCTCCGCCGGATGGAAATATATTGACCAACATTGTTAATGCTCTGATTGCTGTTCCCCGATTTTACACTCAG GTTCTACACTTAATGAACAAAATGAACATTCCAGCTCCATTTCGTATGGCATTGCCAACACCGCCATTACCTCCAGTCGTGCCAACACCACCACCTCCCCCTCCTCCGGTACCTTTGAAGCCTCAGTCTGCAGATCTGTCAAGTGGTGAATCAGAGATGGAATCTTCAGAAGAG GAGGTAGAGCCAACAACAGAAAAGCCTAATAAGCGTGCCAGGCATGAGACAATTATTGGCCCTGCCATTGATAAAGATGTAGCTCATGAGGATGTTGGAGTAAAACCAGCCACCTTAGTCCCAAAAGAAATCCCATTAATCAAGAAGAAGAACCCTGTTTTGCAG ATCAATATTGCTCCCAAAGAAATTAAGGATGAGCGTAAAAATGATGACAGAAGCCAAGATTTACAGGAGCCAGAAAAAGATAGTCCAGATCTACATAAATTCTTGACTCCAGAAGAATTAGAGAGTGGAAAATTGCCTCCTGAAGAAATATTATCTCTTCCAATGTTTAAG AACTATACCACTGGAAATCCGGCTCCTGTGTTGTATATTAAGAATTTGGCAAAAGATGTGGTTGgtgaagatttttttttaatattcg GGTGCTTGTTTGGAAGTATTGAGACTGCCAAGTCTTGCCTTCATGTAAAACTGATGCAG GAAGGAAGGATGAGAGGTCAAGCATTTTTAACATTCCCATCAATTGAGCTGGCTCATCAGGGACTG AATCTAGTGAATGGATATGTATTTAAAGGCAAGCCAATGATAATCCAGTTTGGTCGGAATCCTGGTGCCACTAAAGGAACTTGA
- the LOC107634015 gene encoding U11/U12 small nuclear ribonucleoprotein 65 kDa protein isoform X2, with protein MYHSADSKPPAMDSPVTLLIKHLPEAIPHDTLSRLLSHYGASSLRPCSTGRLRNCAFVDFKNEMLASQAQRQLHGLRLLGKVLSAERANNPMESGEKGSVAQLGKESKASVVKDTTVTKAIDGDTKSGCFPVAEPIAERLGVDYPFPPHLEYAYPPPDGNILTNIVNALIAVPRFYTQVLHLMNKMNIPAPFRMALPTPPLPPVVPTPPPPPPPVPLKPQSADLSSGESEMESSEEEVEPTTEKPNKRARHETIIGPAIDKDVAHEDVGVKPATLVPKEIPLIKKKNPVLQINIAPKEIKDERKNDDRSQDLQEPEKDSPDLHKFLTPEELESGKLPPEEILSLPMFKNYTTGNPAPVLYIKNLAKDVVGEDFFLIFGCLFGSIETAKSCLHVKLMQEGRMRGQAFLTFPSIELAHQGLFFQNLLNHEMGRSY; from the exons ATGTATCACTCTGCAGATTCAAAGCCTCCAGCTATGGATTCACCAGTGACCCTTTTGATTAAGCACCTTCCCGAAGCTATACCTCATGACACCCTTTCTCGGCTCTTATCTCATTATGGTGCTTCCTCTCTTCGTCCGTGCTCTACTGGAAG GTTGAGGAATTGTGCTTTTGTAGATTTCAAAAATGAAATGTTGGCATCTCAAGCACAACGTCAACTACATGG GTTGAGGCTTCTTGGTAAAGTCTTGTCAGCAGAGAGAGCTAATAATCCAATGGAAAGTGGCGAAAAAGGCAGTGTAGCTCAGCTGGGAAAGGAGTCTAAAGCGTCTGTGGTTAAAGATACAACTGTAACCAAAGCTATTGATGGAGATACAAAATCAGGATGTTTCCCTGTTGCCGAGCCAATTGCTGAAAGACTTGGTGTTGACTATCCATTTCCACCTCACCTTGA GTATGCTTACCCTCCGCCGGATGGAAATATATTGACCAACATTGTTAATGCTCTGATTGCTGTTCCCCGATTTTACACTCAG GTTCTACACTTAATGAACAAAATGAACATTCCAGCTCCATTTCGTATGGCATTGCCAACACCGCCATTACCTCCAGTCGTGCCAACACCACCACCTCCCCCTCCTCCGGTACCTTTGAAGCCTCAGTCTGCAGATCTGTCAAGTGGTGAATCAGAGATGGAATCTTCAGAAGAG GAGGTAGAGCCAACAACAGAAAAGCCTAATAAGCGTGCCAGGCATGAGACAATTATTGGCCCTGCCATTGATAAAGATGTAGCTCATGAGGATGTTGGAGTAAAACCAGCCACCTTAGTCCCAAAAGAAATCCCATTAATCAAGAAGAAGAACCCTGTTTTGCAG ATCAATATTGCTCCCAAAGAAATTAAGGATGAGCGTAAAAATGATGACAGAAGCCAAGATTTACAGGAGCCAGAAAAAGATAGTCCAGATCTACATAAATTCTTGACTCCAGAAGAATTAGAGAGTGGAAAATTGCCTCCTGAAGAAATATTATCTCTTCCAATGTTTAAG AACTATACCACTGGAAATCCGGCTCCTGTGTTGTATATTAAGAATTTGGCAAAAGATGTGGTTGgtgaagatttttttttaatattcg GGTGCTTGTTTGGAAGTATTGAGACTGCCAAGTCTTGCCTTCATGTAAAACTGATGCAG GAAGGAAGGATGAGAGGTCAAGCATTTTTAACATTCCCATCAATTGAGCTGGCTCATCAGGGACTG TTCTTCCAGAATTTGCTAAACCATGAGATGGGGCGATCTTATTAA